CGGGCGTATTTTTCGAGCTGTTCCGGAGTGAAAACCATTTTTGGCTCCTTGAATGAGTGTTCGCGTTCGTAAAAGTTTCGGGGCATACGGCAAGGGCCGGTCATTGGCAACACGCCCCAACCCTTCGGCGGTCCGCCTTCTTGACCGGTCCGGGCCGTTTCTCTATCTTCGATTATTCAATCGACACCGCATCGACACAGGAGATGAATATGGGTCCCAAAAGCGAATGGATTTGGTTCGACGGTCGTCTCGTCCCCTTTGACGAGGCCAGGGTTCACGTGCATTGCCACACCCTCCACTACGGCCTGGGCGTCTTCGAGGGTATCCGGAGCTACGAGTGCAGTGGCGGAAGTTCCGGAGTATTCCGCCTCGACGACCACGTCGAGCGCCTCATCGACTCGGCCAATATCATGGAGATGCGCATCCCCTACACGGCCGCCGAGATCGAAGAAGCCGCCATCGAAACCCTGAAGGCCAACAAGCTGTCCCACGGATATATCCGGCCCATCGCCTTCATCGACGCCGGGGTCATGGGCGTCTATCCCGGGAACAACCCGGTCCGCTTGGTCATTTCCACCTGGCCGTGGGGGGCCTATCTCGGGGAGGGGGCGCTGGAAAAGGGTATCCGGATCAAGACCTCGAGCTTCACCCGGCATCATGTCAACGTCATGATGACCAAGGCCAAGGTCTGCGGCAACTACGCCAACTCCATTCTGGCCAAGCGCGACGCCATCGCCGACGGCTACGACGAGGCCCTCATGCTCGACGCCCAGGGATATGTCTCCGAGGCCACGGGCGAGA
This window of the Deltaproteobacteria bacterium genome carries:
- a CDS encoding branched-chain amino acid transaminase, producing the protein MGPKSEWIWFDGRLVPFDEARVHVHCHTLHYGLGVFEGIRSYECSGGSSGVFRLDDHVERLIDSANIMEMRIPYTAAEIEEAAIETLKANKLSHGYIRPIAFIDAGVMGVYPGNNPVRLVISTWPWGAYLGEGALEKGIRIKTSSFTRHHVNVMMTKAKVCGNYANSILAKRDAIADGYDEALMLDAQGYVSEATGENIFIVRNKKLKTPPLGSILAGITRESIIALARDLGYEVQEQQFTRDELYIADEAFFTGTAAE